In Trichlorobacter lovleyi, the DNA window CGCGCACCTTGTCCAGCAGGTCGGCATACTTGCGCATTTCATCGGCGCTGCCCTGTGCCAGCCCCCAAGGGTTGTGGATCATATAGAGGGAGTTGGGTGCCATGATTACGGTGTCACCAGCCAGGGCAATTACCGAGGCGATTGAGGCGGCAATGCCGTCAACGTAGGTGGTGACGCAGGCAGGGTGACGCTTAAGGGCGTTGTAGATGGCCTGACCATCAAATACCGAACCACCAGGGCTGTTAATATGCAGGTCTATCTGCCGGACGTTAAGGGCAGCTACTTCTTTACAGAAGTTCTTGGCGGTGACGCCTTCACCGGTCCACCAATCTTCACCGATCTGCTCATAGATGAAGATCTCAGCCGTGTCAGTTTCTGCCATGGCCTTGATTGAGTAGAATTTCTTTTCAGGCATGGTTATGCCTCCTTTTCTTCTGCAAGCAGCAGCCGTAGCGCGGCCATTAAGCGTTGATCACTGTTCTGCTGCTGGTTTTGTTGCGGAGCTTCACCCAGTGTGATACCGGCATCCTTGGTGATGGTGGCTTCGTCTGCCAGCTGCTCTACTATGGCTTCAAAATCTTCGCCCTGTTCGCCGAGGAATCCGGTACGGGAACCAAGCCCTTCTTTAATAGCCAGCACGGCAGCGGTGGCTTCTTTGAGAGGGTCTACCCACTTCCAGCCACGGGGGATTAAGCGGGCAGCCAGATACAGGGAGGCATCATGGGAGGGCAGGCGCAGGTTGCCGGAAAGCATTGCAGCAGGTACAAACCAGCCATGTACCGGTAATCTAAAGCGGTCTATCCACATTTGCTGGTGGCACTGCCAGGAATCGCGCTCTATCAGCAGGCCTGAACGCATGCTGGAGAAGTTGACGCCTTCAAGGTCATTAGCCAGGGCGTTGTATGAGACCTGTACGCCGGAAGAGACCCAGCGCTTGTTTTCTTTGGTGAATTCTCCGAAGTTTATGGTTGGCTTGCTGGGGTCGAATTCCTGCATTTCAAGCCCTGGGGGGAGGGTAAGACCACCACCGGGGTTTAGTTCTATGCTGAAGTTTTGCGCTACAGGGTTGCCGCTTGAATCGGTGCCGTACAGATCGGCATTAGTGTGCTTGAATAGCGGCATGGAGCAGGCAGCGGTACGGGCAGCTACCAGTGTTGCTTCTACATAGCCATCCAGAATATTAAGTGGCAGGGCAACAGAGTTAAGCCAGGTAATGCCCCGGCTTTGGTTGATCCGCTCTGGATCATAGAGGTGAATAATTTCAGATGCCGGTATACGGATGTGTTTGCCCTGTGAACGTGCCCCATTGATATCCTGCTGGGCAGAATCCAGCACGTAGATGGCAACAGCAGCACCCCATTCATCAACCTCAATACCCAACCTGATTTCATTTTCGCCTTTGGCACCACGGGCACGGTTAAGCTGATGATCAACCAGGTCTGCATCAATCATCTGCAGGGCCATGCCGTACTTAAAACGACTACCCAGCACGCGGCGGACAAAGGCCTCACCATCAACAGCCATAGTGCGGATAAGCAGTTGTTCACCCTGTACGCCGGACAGCCGGCCATCTACCCAGGGAGAACGCCAGAAATCAGCAAAAGCGGCCTCAATGGCGCTGTTGGTAGATTTATCAAGATCGCCTGTAGCATTGCGGACCTGGCACTGCAGGCGCATACCTTTTGGTCCTATGACGTTTTGCTCAAGCAGTTGCAGGTACTGGCGCACCAAAGGATTATTGAGTGCCAGCTTGCGGGAGGTGTTACGGGTGGCGCTGATCTTGTTGCGCAGATCCCAATCAAGTGAACCGGCACCCTTTAACGGGCTTTCGATCCACTCTTTAAGGATCTGATAGGATTCTGTGCCAGGGACAATACCGGAGTTGCGCACACGGCGCAGACCCACTGCAGAAAGAGCGCGGTTAACCATGCGACTAAGCTTACCCATTGGTACACCTCACAGTAAGGCGCAGTTGCGGGCAGAGTTTGCCGGGGTTCTGTTCACGCCAGACAGCCAGGGTATAATGCTGCAGCAGGGGGAGCAGTTGCTCTGTAGTTAAGGACTTAAGTTTACGGGTAGATCCAGCGGTGGTGACTTCATACTCTGCATCAGAGCGGGAGGCGCGGCCTTCAAGTACGGCGTTAATAGCATCCAGTGCCCGGCGTGCCTGTGTGCGGGTGTCAGTTGCAGCGGTGGCTGCTGACAGATCGGGCAAAATCTGAATGGTACGGGTGTCAAGGGTATAGCGGTCTGTGTTGTTGGTGACCATGCGCTGCATGGTGTAGGTACCGGATGCCCAGGCAGCAGAAGTTACAGCGGTGATCTGTACCAGGTGATCATCACCATCGGCTGTTGACTGAATATCAATCTTGCCGCTTGCTGACAGCAGCCGGTATTTAAGATACCAGCCAGCAGACGCCGGATAATCAGCCAGGCTGATCTTCCAGCGGATGGAATCACCGGCCTGTAGCTGCTGCGGTTCGGTTGTGGGAATGATTACGCTCATGGTGAACAGAGCGTGCAACATACTGGGTGTAAAAGCAGGTGGGGTTTTTCGGCTTTTTCGGGTTTTTCGACTTATTCGACTTTTTCACTGCATGTACAAGCTATGCGTTCTCGTATTCATCTGGCTTTACGTTGCCTTGCTGGATAAAAACTTCCACACTTTTCCGAGTGAATTTGAGGCCGGTTTTACCCACAATATGGCCAGGGCACCAGGCCTGCAAAGAGGTTTTACCTGACAACCACCAGTTGCGGACGGTACGGGTGCTTACACCAAGTTTTTGCGCTACCTGACCAATCGAAAGATAGGGTGTTGCCATGTTATCGCCTCCATCCGCGTACAAACCCGCCTGGCGGGCCTGATGCTGTCTGTTTTTGTGGTTCTTTGGGTTCCGCTGCCGACTTGAGTGCCGCTATCTGGGCCTTGATATCCACCCGTAGGGACATGAGCGCGGCAAGGGCGTACTGGCGTTTATCAATAGCCTCGTTGGCAAGATTGGCCTTTTTCTTTTGCCAGACCTGTACCGGTCTGCCATTTGTTTTCTGGGCCACCTGGTGTTCTGCCTGCATCTGTTCGTACCAGGTCTTGTCATAGGTATCTGGCAGGTGACAGTAGCCTGGTCCGGGCTGGGCAATATCAAAGTAGCCGAACATGGTGGTTTTGAGTTTGTTGCCGCCCAGGATGAATACTTCGGCCTTGGTGCTTCCGATCCGCTGCTTGGTTGGGCCCAGCACCTCTGGAGCCTCTGCCGACGATGCGCCCTTGACGCTGTAAATATTGCGCGGCTTACGTGGAGCAGTGAATTTGTAGACGTGACTGGAACAGTAGCCAGAGTCCACAAAGGTTCTAGATAGCCCGATTTCTACCCCGCTTTCATGCTTCCAGCGTTTTGATAGGTAGGTATCAAGCTGGGCCCAGACATCAGGCAGGCGAGGATCGCCATAGAATACCTGATTTTCAATACCCCATGATTCATTGCCTACGCCCCAGGCCACTACCTCGATCTCGATCCGGTTGATCTGTACGTCTGCACCTGCAGTGAGTATGCCGGCGTTCATGGGCACTTCTGCCGGGTAGACCTCTGCACGATCAGCCAGGGCCTCAAGTTCTGGTGCATGGGTGCTATTGACACGATAGCTTACCCCGGCAAAGCGGTTGTTCCATTTACGCAGTTTTTCTTCATCACCCTGGGCCTCTAACCAGCTGGCAACGACTTCAGACAGGCTGACATAGGGGGAGAGCCAAGCAGGGAAGTGGAAGTAGACCGACTGGGGGCGCTCGATCTCTTCGCCATCGGTTGGTTTCCAGCCGGTTTTCATACTGGCAAGCACGGCTTTATCGCGCTTGTAGTCATTCCAGCGGCTGGGGCAGTGTTCGCACTGGTACCAAGCCGATCGGTTGCGGCGGATGGCTTTGGGATCTGCTTCTGTCTGTCCTTGAAGGTTGACTTGCCCTGGCCAGCCAAACCGATCAAAGATCATTACCTGTTCTTTGCCACAATCAGGACATTTGGCGAAAAACTCCAGCATGACATCGCAGGCTTCAGCCTCTACCATGAGGGGATCACGGTTTTCCGGATCATCGGTGTCTATGCCAGGGGATGACCATATCCAGAGTTTGAAAGTGTCCTGGTGAACGGTGGTGCGGCCTTTCGCGTCTTCGATGTTGCCGCGCACTTTGTATTTACTGATCTCATCCAGCAGGACCACACGGTATGATTCAGACGATACGGACATTTCAGAGCTGGACCAGCCGATATCAATGGTGAAACCATGGGACAGGCTGATGCTGTAGATACTGGTGTCGTCCGGGTTGCTGCTTTTGATGCTGGCCAGGGCTGGTGATTGATCAATCATCGGCTGCAGGCGCTTTTTGCTGAGTTTTTTGACGCTGCGCTCATCAGCCATGACTATCAGGGCCGTGTCGGCAGTGTACTGGGCTTCGCGTAGCATGAGGCCGTAGAAGATCAGAGTGCCGCCGACCTGTATACCTTTGGCCAGTACCAGTGTGCGCACCCAGGGTAGGGTAGCCCAGTGCAGTATCCCCCACATAGCCGGATTGTTGCTGTTGCGGTAGAGACCCTTGCGGGATCCGATCGGAACGTTGATGTTGCGCTCAAACCATTCCGGACCAGGTAGACGCTTACGCTTTCGGAATACCTTGATTTCAGCAGGTCGGAAGCGGATAAATTCTTTTGGCTGTTCTGCAACAGCAGGCATCATGCCTCTATCCCTCCATCCCTTGCGTATCGGTCGCGGATATCAGCAAGCGTGTCTTCATACTCCTGCCGCAGTTCAGGTACCAGGGCGGTGATTCGCTGGTGAATCTCTTCAGGTAAGCCAAGATCACCGATACGGTTGATGATTTGATTAATTACGTTAGGCCCCTGATTTTCAATGTCTGACCATACGGCAAACCATAATTTTGCATCCCGAGCTTCTTCTTCTGCTGCGTCAATGAGCTGGCCACGACGCTCTTGCAGTTTGAGTTCTGCCAGTTGGGCCTGAAAGCGCTTGAGCTGTTCACCACCGTCTTCACTGTTCTGTTGCGGTTCACTGTTCTTAAGTTCCAGCCGTACGGCGTTGGCGTAGTAGTCCAGATCCTTGGCAGAATAAACACCGTCTTTGCGTGGTACTTTGCCGGCCTGGACATCGGCAGAGAGTTTGCTTTTCTCAATCTTGTAGGTGCGCTGCAGGTAGAGCAGGGCAGCGGTCTGGGTTTTGAACTTTTCACCAGCAGGGTCACCAGCCTGGGCAGAGTTGTAGTCATCCACGGCCTTGCGGGCCTTTTCCACGGTGCTGATGTTGGCAGCAGTGGGGTTGGCCTTGGCGGTGGCAATGGCAGCATCAAGGATGGCCTGCAGGTCTGTGGCGTGGTTGGTGGCGGTCATGTCAGTGTTTATACCCAAAGGTTACGGTTGCGGTGATTGCCAGGGCTGAGAGCCAGTAGCAGACATCAGCCGGTTTGCGTTCATAGGCCCAGCGCAGGGCGTTGAGCAGGTAGAGCCCCATTATTAGGTAGCTGAAGACGCGGGGGTCAAACAGCAGGTTACGGATTGCTTGCATGGGGCATCCCTTCCAGCGCTTCTACCTTGCGCAGCAGTACGGCTATCAGGTCATAGGTTTCATCAATTACGCCATGGGGGCCGTGGATCTGTCCGCATTCTTCTGCCTGATCTATTTCAAG includes these proteins:
- a CDS encoding terminase gpA endonuclease subunit, yielding MMPAVAEQPKEFIRFRPAEIKVFRKRKRLPGPEWFERNINVPIGSRKGLYRNSNNPAMWGILHWATLPWVRTLVLAKGIQVGGTLIFYGLMLREAQYTADTALIVMADERSVKKLSKKRLQPMIDQSPALASIKSSNPDDTSIYSISLSHGFTIDIGWSSSEMSVSSESYRVVLLDEISKYKVRGNIEDAKGRTTVHQDTFKLWIWSSPGIDTDDPENRDPLMVEAEACDVMLEFFAKCPDCGKEQVMIFDRFGWPGQVNLQGQTEADPKAIRRNRSAWYQCEHCPSRWNDYKRDKAVLASMKTGWKPTDGEEIERPQSVYFHFPAWLSPYVSLSEVVASWLEAQGDEEKLRKWNNRFAGVSYRVNSTHAPELEALADRAEVYPAEVPMNAGILTAGADVQINRIEIEVVAWGVGNESWGIENQVFYGDPRLPDVWAQLDTYLSKRWKHESGVEIGLSRTFVDSGYCSSHVYKFTAPRKPRNIYSVKGASSAEAPEVLGPTKQRIGSTKAEVFILGGNKLKTTMFGYFDIAQPGPGYCHLPDTYDKTWYEQMQAEHQVAQKTNGRPVQVWQKKKANLANEAIDKRQYALAALMSLRVDIKAQIAALKSAAEPKEPQKQTASGPPGGFVRGWRR
- a CDS encoding helix-turn-helix domain-containing protein, producing the protein MATPYLSIGQVAQKLGVSTRTVRNWWLSGKTSLQAWCPGHIVGKTGLKFTRKSVEVFIQQGNVKPDEYENA
- a CDS encoding phage portal protein, with amino-acid sequence MGKLSRMVNRALSAVGLRRVRNSGIVPGTESYQILKEWIESPLKGAGSLDWDLRNKISATRNTSRKLALNNPLVRQYLQLLEQNVIGPKGMRLQCQVRNATGDLDKSTNSAIEAAFADFWRSPWVDGRLSGVQGEQLLIRTMAVDGEAFVRRVLGSRFKYGMALQMIDADLVDHQLNRARGAKGENEIRLGIEVDEWGAAVAIYVLDSAQQDINGARSQGKHIRIPASEIIHLYDPERINQSRGITWLNSVALPLNILDGYVEATLVAARTAACSMPLFKHTNADLYGTDSSGNPVAQNFSIELNPGGGLTLPPGLEMQEFDPSKPTINFGEFTKENKRWVSSGVQVSYNALANDLEGVNFSSMRSGLLIERDSWQCHQQMWIDRFRLPVHGWFVPAAMLSGNLRLPSHDASLYLAARLIPRGWKWVDPLKEATAAVLAIKEGLGSRTGFLGEQGEDFEAIVEQLADEATITKDAGITLGEAPQQNQQQNSDQRLMAALRLLLAEEKEA